In Candidatus Eisenbacteria bacterium, a single genomic region encodes these proteins:
- a CDS encoding prohibitin family protein codes for MGRLTLVALALLLVPLAFYPHTTGPTEVGVRTVKWAPFGKVGVQPDVYDPGATYFFPAVINDWHTFDTKIQNVEMTFDRNRGDRATRDDLLFKTIDGNDISLDVIVTYRIKKEEAPKIIQQVAANDFELKDKIVRTIARSRPRDIFGELKTEEFYVSDKRDEKAERTRDELNKLFEPYGIVVERVSTKDYRFNPAYQKAIEDKKVADQVAEQNKSATKASQEEYLKRLEDAKGEVAQMVAQSDGRFRQAQIESDAYYEQQQRIAAAIEAEGAAEAKGITEMNKALAGSGGEVMVKLKLAEALEGKRILLLPVSGGGLDVKTTNMNQLLETYGVRKLAEGQ; via the coding sequence ATGGGTCGGTTGACGCTCGTGGCGCTGGCGCTCCTCCTGGTCCCGCTCGCCTTCTACCCGCACACGACCGGCCCGACCGAGGTCGGCGTGCGCACGGTCAAGTGGGCCCCGTTCGGCAAGGTCGGCGTCCAGCCCGACGTGTACGACCCCGGCGCCACGTACTTCTTCCCCGCCGTCATCAACGACTGGCACACCTTCGACACGAAGATCCAGAACGTCGAGATGACGTTCGACCGCAATCGCGGCGATCGCGCGACGCGCGACGACCTCCTCTTCAAGACGATCGACGGCAACGACATCAGCCTCGACGTCATCGTCACCTACCGCATCAAGAAGGAGGAGGCTCCGAAGATCATCCAGCAGGTGGCCGCCAACGACTTCGAGCTGAAGGACAAGATCGTGCGCACGATCGCCCGCTCGCGCCCGCGCGACATCTTCGGGGAGCTGAAGACCGAGGAGTTCTACGTCTCGGACAAGCGCGACGAGAAGGCCGAGCGCACGCGCGACGAGCTCAACAAGCTCTTCGAGCCGTACGGCATCGTCGTCGAGCGCGTCTCGACCAAGGACTACCGGTTCAACCCGGCCTACCAGAAGGCGATCGAGGACAAGAAGGTCGCCGACCAGGTCGCCGAGCAGAACAAGTCCGCGACGAAGGCGTCGCAGGAGGAGTACTTGAAGCGCCTCGAGGACGCGAAGGGCGAGGTCGCGCAGATGGTCGCGCAGTCCGACGGCCGCTTCCGCCAGGCCCAGATCGAGTCCGATGCGTACTACGAGCAGCAGCAGCGCATCGCCGCGGCGATCGAGGCCGAGGGCGCGGCGGAGGCCAAGGGCATCACGGAGATGAACAAGGCGCTCGCCGGGAGCGGCGGCGAGGTGATGGTGAAGCTGAAGCTCGCCGAGGCGCTCGAGGGCAAGCGCATCCTCCTGCTCCCCGTCTCCGGCGGCGGGCTCGACGTCAAGACGACGAACATGAACCAGCTCCTCGAGACCTACGGCGTGCGCAAGCTCGCCGAGGGTCAGTAG
- a CDS encoding SPFH domain-containing protein yields MADELERMRLARRGFGERVWTALGSFFGSPLTRSVVLPVIAVLVALKLLTPLCFTYVGPNEYGIKVVQVPLLGHRGVHEEVYDTGYHFVLRPFGVERMYLFPKDVQVLDLTGTREEAAQEARVTKAAHIQTSDGFFVDVDVSILYRIVDPYKVFTTLGSGRLFETNGIVPKAEPVLKQTLGELTTEEFYNSLKRHAKAEAARDLLNADLEKLGVEVQQVLVRYFRYTDEIQRNIEDKKLKDQLVFKNQAEGRAATEGALLKKMIQEGQATVDIKLQEGRAYVTRKEAERDLYVRTKRAEADLLVKLAEAKKTQLRNDALQGAGSDRMVGLKLADVYKGVELLVLPSDGPSGVNPLDLTRTMQLIESKK; encoded by the coding sequence ATGGCGGATGAACTCGAGCGGATGCGGCTCGCCCGGCGTGGGTTCGGCGAGCGCGTGTGGACGGCCCTCGGCTCGTTCTTCGGCTCGCCGCTCACGCGGTCGGTCGTGCTGCCCGTCATCGCGGTGCTCGTCGCCCTGAAGCTGCTGACGCCGCTCTGCTTCACGTACGTCGGGCCGAACGAGTACGGCATCAAGGTGGTGCAGGTGCCGCTGCTCGGCCATCGCGGCGTCCACGAGGAGGTGTACGACACCGGCTACCACTTCGTGCTGCGCCCGTTCGGCGTCGAGCGCATGTACCTCTTCCCGAAGGACGTGCAGGTCCTGGACTTGACCGGCACGCGCGAGGAGGCGGCGCAGGAGGCCCGCGTCACCAAGGCGGCCCACATCCAGACGTCGGACGGCTTCTTCGTCGACGTCGACGTGAGCATCCTCTATCGCATCGTCGACCCCTACAAGGTCTTCACGACGCTCGGCTCGGGACGCCTCTTCGAGACCAACGGCATCGTGCCCAAAGCGGAGCCCGTCCTGAAGCAGACGCTCGGCGAGCTCACGACCGAGGAGTTCTACAACAGCCTCAAGCGGCACGCGAAGGCGGAGGCCGCGCGCGACCTCTTGAACGCCGATCTCGAGAAGCTGGGCGTCGAGGTGCAGCAGGTGCTCGTGCGCTACTTCCGCTACACCGACGAGATCCAGCGCAACATCGAGGACAAGAAGCTGAAGGATCAGCTCGTCTTCAAGAACCAGGCCGAGGGCCGCGCGGCGACCGAGGGCGCCCTCTTGAAGAAGATGATTCAAGAGGGTCAGGCGACGGTCGACATCAAGCTCCAGGAGGGCCGCGCCTACGTCACGCGCAAGGAGGCCGAGCGCGACCTCTACGTGCGCACCAAGCGGGCCGAGGCCGATCTCCTCGTGAAGCTCGCCGAAGCGAAGAAGACGCAGCTCCGCAACGACGCGCTCCAGGGCGCGGGCTCCGATCGCATGGTGGGTCTCAAGCTCGCCGACGTCTACAAGGGGGTCGAGTTGCTGGTGCTCCCGAGCGACGGCCCGAGCGGCGTCAACCCGCTCGATCTCACCCGGACGATGCAGCTCATCGAGAGCAAGAAGTAG
- a CDS encoding aldehyde dehydrogenase family protein — protein MGAAAQIEPSVQKFVKTPVRKMLIGGKWVEAASGKTFATVNPADGSDLAHVAEGDKEDVDRAVKAARKAFDDGAWPRMTPSERERMLLKVADLIEKNATELAQLETLDNGKSLFETKNVDIPQAANTIRYYAGWVNKIAGETSAADPAYFHFTLREPVGVCGQIIPWNFPLLMASWKLGPALACGNTVVLKPAEQTPLTALRLGELLQEAGIPDGVVNIVPGYGETAGAAIVHHKLVDKVAFTGSTEVGKLIHRETADTLKRVSLELGGKSPNIVFADADIEEAVKGALMGVFFNQGEVCCAGTRLFVQQKLHDEFAGALAKAAATMKQGPGLAPDTQVGPLVSKEQLDRVTGYLEIGKKEGAKALTGGERNTAKGLEKGYFVKPTVFTGVKNDMRIAQEEIFGPVVSVLPFKDEQDAVFQGNNTFYGLAAGVWTKDVSKAHRVARALRAGTVWVNCYNVFDVVAPFGGYKQSGYGREMSKHSLDLYTQVKSVWLKI, from the coding sequence ATGGGAGCTGCCGCGCAGATCGAGCCGTCCGTCCAGAAGTTCGTGAAGACCCCGGTCCGCAAGATGTTGATCGGTGGCAAGTGGGTGGAGGCCGCGTCGGGCAAGACCTTCGCGACCGTGAACCCCGCCGACGGATCGGACCTGGCGCACGTCGCCGAAGGCGACAAGGAGGACGTCGATCGCGCCGTGAAAGCGGCGCGCAAGGCGTTCGACGACGGCGCGTGGCCGCGCATGACGCCGTCCGAGCGCGAGCGGATGCTGCTCAAGGTCGCCGACCTGATCGAGAAGAACGCGACGGAGCTCGCGCAGCTCGAGACGCTCGACAACGGCAAGTCGCTCTTCGAGACCAAGAACGTCGACATCCCGCAGGCGGCGAATACGATCCGCTACTACGCCGGTTGGGTGAACAAGATCGCCGGCGAGACGAGCGCCGCGGATCCGGCGTATTTCCACTTCACCCTGCGCGAGCCGGTCGGCGTGTGCGGGCAGATCATCCCGTGGAACTTCCCGCTCCTCATGGCCTCCTGGAAGCTCGGCCCCGCGCTCGCCTGCGGCAACACGGTGGTGCTGAAGCCCGCCGAGCAGACGCCGCTCACGGCGCTGCGTCTGGGCGAGCTGCTCCAGGAAGCCGGCATCCCCGACGGCGTCGTCAACATCGTGCCCGGCTACGGCGAGACTGCCGGCGCCGCGATCGTCCATCACAAGCTCGTCGACAAGGTCGCGTTCACCGGCTCGACCGAGGTCGGGAAGCTGATCCACCGCGAGACCGCCGATACGCTGAAGCGCGTCTCGCTCGAGCTCGGCGGCAAGTCGCCCAACATCGTCTTCGCCGACGCCGACATCGAGGAGGCCGTGAAGGGCGCGCTCATGGGCGTGTTCTTCAACCAGGGCGAGGTGTGCTGCGCGGGGACGCGCCTCTTCGTCCAGCAGAAGCTGCACGACGAGTTCGCGGGCGCGCTCGCGAAGGCGGCGGCGACCATGAAGCAGGGGCCCGGACTCGCGCCCGACACGCAGGTGGGTCCGCTCGTTTCGAAGGAGCAGCTCGATCGCGTGACCGGCTACCTCGAGATCGGCAAGAAGGAGGGCGCGAAGGCGCTCACCGGGGGCGAGCGCAACACGGCCAAGGGCCTCGAGAAGGGCTACTTCGTGAAGCCAACCGTCTTCACCGGGGTCAAGAACGACATGCGGATCGCGCAGGAGGAGATCTTCGGCCCGGTCGTCTCGGTGCTGCCGTTCAAGGACGAGCAGGACGCCGTGTTCCAGGGGAACAACACCTTCTACGGCCTCGCCGCCGGCGTGTGGACCAAGGACGTCTCGAAGGCCCACCGCGTCGCGCGCGCGCTCCGCGCCGGGACGGTGTGGGTCAACTGCTACAACGTCTTCGACGTCGTCGCTCCGTTCGGCGGGTACAAGCAGAGCGGATACGGTCGCGAGATGTCGAAGCACTCGCTCGACCTCTACACGCAGGTGAAGAGCGTCTGGCTGAAGATCTGA
- a CDS encoding pyridoxamine 5'-phosphate oxidase family protein: MRVRSFDVIAEEFARRVKRTVWCTMATADAQRRIRSRIVHPLWDGRTGWLLTGRQSVKARELDDSAWASLTYMDDAQEQVHVDCHTVWEERLAEKQRLWDWFKSLPPPLGYDPGLFFTKGVEDASFGALRLDPWRIELWSLAHLMSGKPPQVWKA, encoded by the coding sequence GTGCGCGTGCGTTCGTTCGACGTCATCGCCGAGGAGTTCGCGCGGCGCGTGAAGCGCACCGTCTGGTGCACGATGGCGACGGCCGACGCGCAGCGCCGGATCCGGTCGCGGATCGTGCACCCGCTGTGGGACGGGCGGACCGGCTGGCTCCTCACCGGTCGCCAGTCGGTGAAGGCGCGCGAGCTCGACGACAGCGCGTGGGCGTCGCTCACGTACATGGACGACGCGCAGGAGCAGGTGCACGTCGATTGTCACACCGTCTGGGAGGAGCGTCTCGCCGAGAAGCAGCGGCTCTGGGACTGGTTCAAGTCCCTCCCACCGCCCCTCGGCTACGATCCCGGTCTGTTCTTCACCAAGGGCGTCGAGGACGCGTCGTTCGGCGCGCTGCGGCTCGATCCGTGGCGCATCGAGCTGTGGTCGCTGGCGCATCTCATGAGCGGCAAGCCGCCCCAGGTATGGAAGGCGTGA
- a CDS encoding enoyl-CoA hydratase/isomerase family protein gives MAYDGYQSLRVQVEEGVAWVTIDHAPINLFDMVLIMDMLRVGEELEADAAVRVAVFQSANPDFFIAHADVELIRTLPTTAPPKPSKLGFFHAMVDRMRTMPKATIAKIEGIARGGGSEFVLSCDMRFGALGRCVLAQPEVALGIIPGGSGTQRLPRLVGRARALEIILGCEDVPADLAERWGYLNRALPPAELGPFVDRLARRIASFPAEAIALAKRAVNAADESVVAGLLEEAHCFNLSLESPATQERMAAFMAAGGQTPEVERNLGRAVGQLPR, from the coding sequence ATGGCGTACGACGGCTACCAGTCTCTGCGGGTGCAGGTCGAGGAAGGCGTCGCCTGGGTCACGATCGACCACGCGCCGATCAACCTGTTCGACATGGTCCTCATCATGGACATGCTGCGGGTCGGCGAGGAGCTCGAAGCCGACGCCGCGGTGCGCGTCGCCGTCTTCCAGAGCGCCAACCCGGACTTCTTCATCGCGCACGCCGACGTCGAGCTGATCCGGACGCTGCCGACGACGGCGCCGCCGAAGCCGTCGAAGCTCGGCTTCTTCCACGCCATGGTCGACCGCATGCGCACCATGCCCAAGGCGACGATCGCGAAGATCGAGGGCATCGCGCGCGGCGGCGGCAGCGAGTTCGTGCTGTCGTGCGACATGCGGTTCGGCGCGCTCGGCAGGTGCGTGCTCGCGCAGCCCGAGGTCGCCCTCGGCATCATCCCCGGCGGCAGCGGCACCCAGCGACTGCCGCGCCTGGTCGGGCGCGCCCGCGCGCTCGAGATCATCCTCGGCTGCGAGGACGTGCCGGCCGACCTCGCGGAGCGCTGGGGCTACCTCAATCGCGCGCTGCCGCCGGCCGAGCTGGGGCCGTTCGTCGATCGCCTGGCGCGCCGGATCGCGTCGTTTCCCGCCGAGGCGATTGCGCTGGCCAAGCGGGCCGTCAACGCGGCCGACGAGAGCGTCGTCGCCGGCCTCCTCGAAGAGGCGCACTGCTTCAACCTGTCGCTCGAATCACCGGCCACGCAAGAGCGCATGGCGGCGTTCATGGCCGCCGGCGGGCAGACCCCGGAGGTCGAGCGGAATCTCGGGCGCGCCGTCGGGCAGCTCCCGCGCTAG
- a CDS encoding glycosyltransferase family A protein, with amino-acid sequence MPRISVIVPTYNRRATLARCVAALRAQAYPAAEREVIVVDNNSTDGSIDLIRHEPGVVLLREPRQGAYAARNRGLRRAAGEIVAFTDADCVPRHDWLARIDEAMRDPGTRIVLGRSEPAWSSPALRLLGAYEHYKERYVFGTRKAEVYYGRTNNMAVRRELFDAVGPFAERQRGADAIFVQRAVDRFGCDAVRYEGGIHVQHAELERPREYFRKVYLYGRSRRRHRALARIRTLTTAERLRVFRDTVRGERPSAAETVAFLALLVVGAGSWTAGDLAARLRSRDVA; translated from the coding sequence GTGCCCCGCATCTCCGTCATCGTGCCGACGTACAATCGCAGGGCCACGCTCGCGCGTTGCGTCGCCGCACTGCGGGCGCAGGCCTATCCGGCAGCCGAGCGCGAGGTGATCGTGGTCGACAACAACTCGACCGACGGCTCCATCGATCTCATCCGGCACGAGCCCGGCGTCGTGCTGCTGCGCGAGCCCCGCCAAGGGGCGTACGCCGCGCGCAACCGCGGGCTGCGACGCGCCGCCGGCGAGATCGTGGCGTTCACCGACGCGGACTGCGTGCCGCGTCACGACTGGCTCGCGCGCATCGACGAGGCGATGCGCGATCCCGGCACCCGCATCGTGCTCGGCCGCAGCGAGCCCGCGTGGTCGTCGCCGGCCCTGCGCCTGCTCGGAGCGTACGAGCACTACAAGGAGCGATACGTCTTCGGGACGCGCAAGGCCGAGGTGTACTACGGCCGCACGAACAACATGGCGGTCCGGCGCGAGCTCTTCGACGCCGTCGGGCCGTTCGCCGAGCGCCAGCGGGGCGCCGACGCGATCTTCGTCCAGCGTGCGGTGGATCGCTTCGGCTGCGACGCCGTGCGGTACGAGGGCGGCATCCACGTGCAGCACGCCGAGCTCGAGCGCCCGCGGGAATACTTCCGCAAGGTGTACCTCTACGGGAGGTCACGCCGGCGCCACCGGGCGCTGGCGCGCATTCGGACCCTCACGACGGCCGAGCGGTTGCGGGTCTTTCGCGATACGGTGCGCGGCGAGAGGCCGTCGGCGGCCGAGACCGTGGCCTTCCTGGCGCTGCTCGTGGTGGGTGCGGGCTCGTGGACCGCAGGTGATCTCGCGGCGCGCCTGCGATCGCGGGACGTCGCCTGA
- a CDS encoding alkaline phosphatase family protein, with product MTRRRLVLLGLDAADIDLVEAHRGALPTLRRVLGDAAVTRLDSTAGLLPGSVWPTFATGVLPGVHGVYHHLQWDAAGMRLRRVAGDWLDWEPFWNGLERRGLDVAVLDVPMTFPSRLARGIEVTNWGSHDQLGPFAARPAAVGTEIRRRFGRRHPMGYEIPVDKTPAQLGRIRRDLVAGAARKGELVRWLLGRRDWDLFLAVFGETHRGGHILWPETSGGGLDALLDVYRAVDTALGAVLDAVPRDATIVVFSLHGMGPNISQEHFVPLVVDRLNAGHGAAATPARRGLVRWLRDRVPAGAQNAVARMVPVAVRDEVMNRQITGGRDWTSTPGLALLADLNGYLRWNLRGRERDGCLDADGDALRRYAQRTAECFRGLRAADTGMPLVADVALARDAFAGPRVANLPDAVVTWVQMPPVARVRSEHLGEMAAELATGRGGNHRPVGFCAILGPEETRRQAAHVRHIADLAPLVTERIFGPR from the coding sequence GTGACGCGGCGCCGGCTCGTCCTGCTCGGGCTCGACGCAGCCGACATCGATCTCGTCGAGGCGCACCGCGGGGCGCTGCCGACGCTGCGACGGGTGCTGGGCGACGCCGCCGTCACCCGCCTCGACTCGACCGCCGGCCTCCTCCCGGGCTCGGTGTGGCCGACCTTCGCGACCGGAGTGCTGCCCGGCGTTCACGGCGTGTACCATCACCTGCAGTGGGACGCCGCGGGCATGCGCTTGCGCCGGGTCGCGGGCGACTGGCTCGATTGGGAGCCGTTCTGGAACGGTCTCGAGCGTCGCGGGCTCGACGTGGCCGTGCTCGACGTCCCGATGACGTTTCCGTCGCGGCTCGCCCGCGGCATCGAAGTCACGAACTGGGGCTCGCACGATCAGCTGGGCCCGTTCGCGGCCCGGCCGGCGGCGGTCGGCACCGAGATCCGCCGCCGCTTCGGCCGGCGGCATCCGATGGGATACGAGATCCCGGTCGACAAGACGCCGGCGCAGCTCGGCCGCATCCGCCGCGACCTCGTCGCCGGCGCCGCGCGCAAGGGCGAGCTCGTCCGCTGGCTCCTCGGGCGGCGCGACTGGGATCTCTTCCTCGCAGTGTTCGGCGAGACGCATCGCGGCGGGCACATCCTGTGGCCCGAAACGAGCGGGGGCGGGCTCGACGCGCTCCTCGACGTCTACCGCGCCGTCGATACCGCGCTGGGCGCGGTCCTCGACGCGGTTCCACGCGACGCGACGATCGTCGTCTTCTCGCTCCACGGCATGGGGCCGAACATCTCGCAGGAGCACTTCGTCCCGCTGGTCGTGGATCGCCTGAACGCGGGCCACGGAGCCGCCGCGACGCCGGCGAGGCGCGGGCTCGTCCGCTGGCTTCGTGATCGGGTGCCGGCCGGCGCGCAGAATGCGGTCGCGCGCATGGTCCCGGTCGCCGTGCGCGACGAAGTGATGAACCGGCAGATCACGGGCGGCCGCGACTGGACCAGCACGCCGGGGCTCGCCCTGCTCGCCGACCTGAACGGCTACCTGCGCTGGAACCTCCGTGGGCGCGAGCGGGACGGTTGCCTCGACGCCGACGGAGACGCGCTCCGACGCTACGCCCAGCGGACGGCGGAGTGCTTCCGGGGCCTCCGGGCGGCCGACACCGGGATGCCGCTCGTCGCCGACGTGGCCCTGGCTCGTGACGCCTTCGCCGGGCCACGGGTCGCCAACCTCCCCGACGCCGTGGTCACGTGGGTCCAAATGCCTCCGGTCGCACGCGTGCGATCGGAGCACCTGGGTGAAATGGCGGCCGAGCTCGCGACCGGCCGCGGTGGCAATCACCGGCCGGTGGGGTTCTGCGCCATCCTCGGGCCCGAGGAGACCCGCCGGCAGGCGGCGCATGTCCGCCACATCGCCGACCTGGCCCCCCTCGTGACCGAACGGATCTTCGGTCCGCGGTAG
- a CDS encoding Gfo/Idh/MocA family oxidoreductase, whose translation MTADAVPPLRLGLVGFGRLARSYYLPALRRLPGARAVAVADPLPASRAEAATALPGTAVCEDLERLLVHAPDALLVATPPSTHLALWNAAQAAALPVFLEKPFVLAGQLGAATGDAAARARLMVNFNRHFWPPYQRLRALVAAGRVGRVTRIEFALHVDLRAWSDVTQHRLSPSDGGVLHDLGSQALALVPWLAGAEPVGVETALASRRWPDDHVVLRLRFADGAEAVCDLAYDSRTYERVSISGAAGRLRLEDPNMALHAEPLRSGRWRGRPRDLAVLAYRALRRSHSMARYSIHAALAAFVASVRSRGPFVPGWDAAVRNVRAIETAVRAAGAGRELRLETWS comes from the coding sequence GTGACGGCGGACGCCGTCCCCCCGCTCCGTCTGGGGCTCGTCGGCTTCGGGCGCCTGGCGCGGAGCTACTACCTGCCCGCGTTGCGCCGGCTGCCCGGCGCACGTGCCGTCGCGGTCGCGGACCCGCTGCCGGCGTCGCGCGCCGAGGCCGCGACCGCGCTGCCGGGCACGGCGGTGTGCGAAGACCTGGAACGTCTCCTCGTGCACGCGCCGGATGCGCTGCTCGTGGCGACGCCTCCGTCGACACACCTGGCGCTCTGGAACGCCGCGCAGGCGGCGGCCCTGCCCGTGTTCCTCGAGAAGCCGTTCGTGCTCGCCGGACAGCTCGGCGCGGCGACCGGCGACGCCGCCGCACGCGCGCGGCTCATGGTGAACTTCAATCGTCACTTCTGGCCCCCGTATCAACGCCTGCGCGCGCTCGTCGCCGCCGGCCGGGTCGGGCGCGTGACGCGCATCGAGTTCGCGCTGCACGTGGACCTACGCGCCTGGTCCGACGTCACGCAGCACCGGCTCTCGCCGAGCGACGGGGGCGTGCTCCACGACCTCGGCAGCCAGGCGCTCGCGCTCGTGCCGTGGCTCGCCGGTGCGGAGCCGGTCGGCGTCGAGACGGCCCTCGCCTCGCGCCGCTGGCCCGACGATCACGTCGTGCTGCGCCTGCGCTTCGCCGACGGCGCCGAGGCCGTCTGTGATCTCGCCTACGACTCGCGCACGTACGAGCGGGTGTCGATCAGCGGAGCCGCGGGGCGCCTCCGTCTCGAGGACCCGAACATGGCCCTCCACGCGGAGCCGCTCCGCAGCGGGCGGTGGCGGGGCCGCCCGCGCGATCTCGCCGTCCTCGCCTACCGGGCGCTGCGGCGCTCGCACTCGATGGCGCGCTACAGCATCCACGCGGCGCTGGCCGCGTTCGTCGCGAGCGTGCGCTCGCGCGGACCGTTCGTTCCCGGCTGGGACGCGGCGGTACGCAACGTCCGTGCCATCGAGACCGCGGTCCGCGCCGCCGGCGCGGGACGCGAGCTGCGTCTGGAGACGTGGTCGTGA